A segment of the Rhodospirillales bacterium genome:
CAAACGCCCAACGGTTCAGGTCGGTGACCCCTTTACCGAAAAGCTGTTGATCGAAGCCTGCCTTGAATTGATGGCAGAAGACATCATTATCGGCATTCAGGATATGGGTGCGGCTGGGCTGACATCTTCGGCTTTTGAAATGGCATCAAAGGGGGGCGTCGGGGTTGAACTTGATCTCGATCAGGTCCCTGTTCGTGAAACGGCCATGTCTGCATACGAAATTATGCTGTCAGAAAGCCAGGAACGGATGTTGATGGTCCTGGAACCCGACAAGGAAGCGATTGCCAAACGCATCTTCGATAAATGGGAACTGGATTTTGCTGTCATTGGCCACCTGACCGATACCGGACGCATGGTCCTGAAGCAGGACGGTAAAATGGTTGCAGACCTGCCCATTGATCCCCTGGCCGAAGCTGCTCCCATCTATGACCGCCCAACCAAATCAACGCCCCTGCCAGAACCCATCAATGCGGCGGACGTTCCCCTGCCCGCCGATCCCCTGGCATGTCTTGAACAAATTTTGGCATCCCCTGATATCTGTTCCAAACGCTGGATTTGGGAACAGTATGATCACATGGTTATGGCCGATACCGTTGCCCGCCCGGGCGGCGATGCAGCCATTGTCCGTATCCATGACTCAAACCGGGGGCTCGCCATGGTGACCGATTGCAATCCACGCTATTGCGGTGCCCATCCTGAGACCGGGGCTGCTCAGGCCGTTGCTGAAAGCTGGCGCAATCTGACCGCTGTCGGGGCCTTGCCGCTTGCCATCACAGACAACATGAATTTTGGCAATCCCGAACGCCCGGAAATTATGGGCCAATTTGCAGATGCCGTCGAAGGCATCCGCGATGCCTGCCTTGCCCTTGATTTCCCCGTCGTGTCCGGCAATGTCTCTTTCTACAATGAAACCAATGGCACGGGCATATTACCAACCCCCACCATTGGCGCTGTTGGATTAATTGATGATCTAGACCAGACCGTTGCCATGGCATATTCTGGCGCCAATCAAGACATCATTTTAATCGGTGATACCAAAGGGCATCTTGGCTGTTCCGCATATTTGCGTGAAATCGATGGCCGAACCGATGGCCCGCCGCCCGCCGTTGATCTTGCCATTGAACGGAAAAATGGCGATTTCGTGCGCGGCGAAATAAGGTCTCAAACGGTGGATGCGTGCCATGATGTTTCCGACGGCGGATTGCTGGTGGCGGTCGCAGAAATGGCCATTCAATCCAATATTGGCTGCACGTTAAATGCGCCAACATCTGATGTTCCACTGCACGGCTGGCTGTTTGGCGAAGATCAGGGCCGCTATATCCTGACCACCGATGACAGTAGCGCTATGTTAAAGCGCGCCGAAAAGGCAGGCGTTCGGGCAACCGTGATCGGGGTAACTGGCGGTGCGGCATTGACACTGGAAGGTAGCGATACCATATCCATAGAACGGCTCAAATCTGCCCATGAAGACTGGTTGCCCGCCTATATGGCCGGCAAAACAAAATAAGGATTACCCCGTTATGGCAATGGACCCATCAGAAATTGAAACCCTGATCAAAGAAGCCCTGCCCGATGCCGAAGTGACCATTCAGGATTTAGCTGGTGATGGGGATCATTATGCCGCCACCGTGGTTTCTGCGTCTTTTGAAGGAAAATCCAGGGTAGCCCAGCACCAAATGATCTATACTGCGCTTCAGGGTCGCATGGGGGCAGAACTTCATGCGCTTGCGCTGAAAACCAGCGCCCCGAACAATTCTTAAACCGTCCACGTTAACGACCTCTGCTGAAGGATAGTGCCATGACCGATAATCCAGCCCATGACCAAATCAAAGAAGAAGTAACCAGCAACGATGTTGTCTTGTTCATGAAAGGGACACCGGTTTTTCCACAATGTGGATTTTCTTCGACCGTGGTCCAAGTCTTGTCCCTGATGGGCGCCAAGTTTAAGGGGATCGATGTTCTGGCCGATGCCGAAATTCGCGAAGGCATTAAATCATTTTCAAGCTGGCCAACCATTCCCCAGCTTTACGTCAAAGGCGAATTCATTGGTGGCTGTGACATCATCCGTGAAATGTACGAATCCGGGGAATTGCACCAGGTGATGACAGAAAAAGGGATTGCCGTTACCGCACCCGAAGGCGCGCCTGAAGCCGAATAAAACCGACACAAGATCAAAAAAAGGGCCGCCCATTGGGCGGCCCTTTTTGTATTCGCTTGAAACAGAAGCTGGTTAGCGAGAATAAAATTCGATAACCAGGTTGGGTTCCATCTGGACCGCATAAGGTATCTCAGCCAATTGGGGAATACGAACCAGAGACCCTTTCATCTTGTTATGGTCAACAGATACATATTCAGGAATTTCACGTTCTCCCGATTCCACGCCTTCCAAAACCAAAGGCAATTCGCGGGATTTTTCCTTAATATCAACCTCGTCACCCACCTTGACCTGATAGGAAGGGATTGTGACGCGCTTGCCATTCACCCGGACATGTCCGTGGCTGACGAATTGGCGTGCGGCAAAAACTGTGGGGACAAATTTCATCCGATAAATCAGCGCATCCAACCGGCTTTCAAGAAGACCAACCAGATTTTCTCCGGTGTCGCCCTTGCGGCGCACGGCTTCCTTGTAATAGCTGCGGAACTGGCGTTCGCCAACATTCCCATAATAGCCTTTAAGCTTCTGCTTGGCCTGCAACTGAACCCCAAAATCAGACAGCTTGAAACGCCGCTGGCCATGTTCGCCAGGTCCGGTGTCGCGCTTGTTGATGGGGCTTTTGGCCCGACCCCAGAGATTCACTCCAAGACGTCGGTCAATCTTATACTTCGACGATAGTCGCTTGCTCATGTTCTCAATACCCGTGTTTATGGTGTTATTATTGTCCTGGTTATTCCCCAATCGCTAAAACGACGAAGAAGAGGGCTTAACACCCTTCATTCCCAAGAAGAAGCGCGCAATATAGTCAACTTGGCCCCTTTGTCAATCAATCCCCGCCTGAACCTGGGGGTATCACTCCTAACGAAACTTGACCAGAGACGTGATAACACCCCTGAGAGTTCTAACCTCTTGATCTGTAAGCGAAGATCGCGTGAAAATGTTGCGAATGTTAAGCGCCATTGTGGGCTTTTTTTCAGGCGGGCGCAGAAATCCAGCTTCATCCAACTCACCGATTAAATGATCTAAAAGCCCATCGAGGTCTTTTTTGGTTGCTGGCAAGGTTTGGGCGCCACCCCGATGCAAGGCCCCATCAGCCATATCGTCAGAGGCAACCATTTGGGCCATTCGCCATTCATAGCCCAAAATCAGAACGGCCTGAGCCAGATTTAGGGATGAAAAGTCTGGATTGGTCGGCACCTCAATGATGGCATCGGACCGGGTCACTGCATCATTATCAAGGCCAGAGCGTTCCGCACCGAATAGAATCCCGACCTCAGCCCCGCCGTTCAGTGCCGTTTGAATTTCTGAAACGGCTTTGCGCGGCTCATACGTAGGCTTCACCATGTCCCGGGGTCTGGCGGTGGTTGCATATAGATGATGGATGTCTGCAACCGCATCTTCCAGATTTGTAAACACCTCGGCACCCTCCAACACAACATCTGCACCGGCCGCCGTGGCTTGGGCCTTTTCATTGGGCCAAAATTCCCGTGGGCGCACCAGACGCATTCGGGTCAATCCGCAATTGAGCATGGCGCGCGCAGTGGCACCGATGTTTTCCCCAATTTGGGGATGAACAAGAATGATAATGGGTTCAATCAAAGTTTTGGAATCTGTCATAACAATGCAGGCCCGCAATCAGGCCTTGGCGCCTTCTACGAACAGCTTATACGTAATGGCATCGTTCAAGGCATTAAACGATGCATCAATCACGTTGGTCGAAACCCCAACGGTCGACCAACGCCGGCCCTTACCATCAACGCTTTCGATCACCACACGGGTTACCGCCATGGTGCCTTCGCCCGGAGACAGGATGCGCACCTTGTAATCGACAAGGCGCATATCTTCCAGCTCTGCATAGGCGGGCAACAATGCCTTACGTAATGTGTTGTCCAACGCATTGACCGGGCCATTGCCTTCAGAAACGGTCATGCCATGGGCACCCTTCACCGCAACTTTGATGGTGGCTTCTGACAGGGTGATCAATTCGCCCTTCGCATTCCAGCGCCGTTCATCCAGTACCCGAAACGATGACAGCCGGAAATATTCCGGCACCGAATCCAGGGCACGGCGCGCCAAAAGCTCAAAACTTGCCTCTGCACCATCATAGGAATACCCCTCATATTCCCGGGCTTTAACGTCTTCGACCAGCGTTGCAATCCGTTTGTCATTGGCTTCTATCTCTATGCCAACTTCGCGCAGACGAAACAAAATGTTGGCCCGTCCGGCCTGATCGGAAACCACAATGGTGCGGTTGTTGCCAACGGTTTCCGGCGGGATGTGTTCATAACAGCGCGGGTCTTTTTCCACCGCAGAAACATGCAGCCCCCCCTTATGGGCAAAGGCGGCTTCGCCAACATAGGCCGCATGGCGGTTGGGTGCCCGGTTAAGCCGTTCATCCAACACCCTTGAAACATGGGTTAGGCGCGTCAAATGATCGGGGTTGATGCCCGTATCAAATCCCATCTTCAACATCAAACTGGGCAGGATAGAGATCAAATTGGCATTGCCACAGCGCTCCCCCAGACCATTAATGGTGCCTTGGACCTGACGCACACCGGCGCACACTGCCGCCAAAGAATTAGCGACCGCATTTTCGGTGTCATTATGGCAATGGATGCCAAGATGGTGGCCGGGAATGGTCTTGGTCACGACTTTGATGATGGCCTCAACGTCATGGGGCAAGGTGCCGCCATTGGTGTCACACAGCACGACCCAACGGGCACCGGCGTCATAGGCCGCCTTCACACATTCAAGGGCATAATCGGGGTTTGCTTTATAACCATCAAAAAAATGCTCGGCATCAAACAAAACCTCATCCATTTTTTTAACAGCGATTGCCACGCTGTCTGAAATCATGGCAACGTTTTCATCCTTAGCGATGCCCAAGGCAATATCCACCTGAAAATCCCAGGTTTTGCCCACCATGCAAACAACCCGCGCTTTGGTGCCAAACAAGGCTGTCAGACCGGGGTCATTATCCGCACTGCGCCCGGCACGCCGCGTCATCCCAAAGGCTGTAAACTTGGCGTTGATAAGGTCCGGTGCTTCGGCAAAAAAGGCATTATCGGTCGGGTTGGCACCGGGCCAACCGCCTTCAACGTAATCCACGCCCAATTCATCCAGCGCCAATGCAATGGCCACCTTGTCATTGACGTTGAAATCTACGCCCTGGGTTTGGGCGCCATCACGCAGCGTGCAATCGTACAGATAAACCCGATTGTCATCGTTTTTGTTCTTTTTATCGCTCATCCTGCGCGCCTCCAGATGGTGCCGTCTGGTTTGTCTTCTAACATGATACCGTTTTCCAGCAATTCGTCACGGATACGATCCGCCTCGGCAAAATCCTTATCGGCACGGGCCGCCATGCGCTGTTCGATCAGGTCCATAATCGCTGCCTCATCATAGAGGCCAACATCACCGGTTTTAAACCACGCTTCCGGATCGCCCTGCAAAAGCCCCAGCATATTTCCAGCAGACAGCAGGATTTCCAGCTTGTAACGAAGTGTCTTTCTATCCCCCGATGCAAGCGCCTCAAACACCGCATCGGCATCCGCATTCAGTTGCGTGACAGCAAGGGCCGTATTCAAATCATCAGACAGCGCCGCCATAATTTCAGGTGAAGGCTCGGCCGCATTCAGCGCAGAGGCCCGTTTTTCATTTTTCGATAAATTCAGCGCCACATCCGCTTCCTTCAATGCCCGGTACCAACGGTCCAGATTGGTCACGGCCTCTTTTAAGCCGGTTTCCGTGAAATCGAGCGGGGCGCGGTAATGGCTTTTCAGCAGGAACAAACGAAGGGCTTCCCCCGGTGCTTTGGACAACAGGTCTTCGACCGTGAAAAAATTGCCAACAGATTTTGACATTTTTTCGCCGTTTACCGTCAGATACCCGTTATGCATCCAGTAGCGCACAAAAGGCGCATCGCCATGGGCGCAGGTGCTTTGGGCAATTTCGTTTTCGTGGTGGGGAAAGATCAGATCGAGCCCGCCACCATGGATATCAAAGCTTTCGCCCAGATGGGCCTTTGACATGGCCGAACATTCGATGTGCCAGCCCGGACGTCCCCGCCCCCATGGGCTATCCCAACCGGGTTGGTCATCACTGGATGGTTTCCATAACACAAAATCACACGGGTCTTTCTTGTACGGTGCCACATCCACCCGGGCACCGGCGATCATTTCACGCATGTCCCGATTGGCAAGTTGGCCATATTTTTCCATGGCAGGCACGTTGAACAACACGTGGCCTTCTTCTGCATAGGCATAGCCATTGGTGATCAAACATTCGATCATGGCGATCATCTGGGGGATGTGTGCTGTGGCACGCGGTTCTACATCCGGCGGCAACGCGCCAAGGGCAGCCATGTCTTCATGAAAGGCATTCGTCGTTTCCTGCGTCAGCGTTTCTATAGAAACGCCAGATTCCGCAGCAGCATTCATGATTTTATCATCGATATCCGTGATGTTGCGGCAATAGGTCACCACGGCCGGGGCGGGATAAAGTACTTTCAGCAGACGGTACAAAACATCAAACACCACCACCGGGCGTGCATTACCGATATGCGCCCGGTCATAGACCGTTGGCCCACAGACATACATGCGCACGTGGTTCGGATCGAGAGGCACAAAATCCTCTTTCTTCCGGGTAAGGGTGTTGTGTAGTTTTAACGTCACTGGTTTCTATCCATTTCTCTGTTTGGCAACATTTCTGCAAATCCGGGTCATTTCTTTTATCACTTATGACCTGTGAAAGAATTGGTAATGGGATACCGCCGTTCACGACCAAAGGCACGGCGCGTAATTTTCACCCCCGGCGGGGCTTGACGACGCTTGTATTCTGCAATATTCACCATCCGCCAAACCCGCAACACCATCTCACGGTCATAACCCCTTGCTGTGATCTCGGATATTGCCATATCCCCTTCGATCAAGTCGTTCAATATATCATCCAACACATCATAGGGCGGCAGGCTATCCTGATCGGTCTGATCGGGCTTCAATTCCGCCGATGGTGGCTTGGTAATAATGCGCTCAGCCATCACCGAACCCTTGGGACCCATGGCACCTTCGGGGCAGTTTTCATTGCGCCACCGGCTGAGTGCGAACACGGTCGTTTTGTAGACATCCTTCAAGACCGAATACCCGCCGCACATATCGCCATAAAGGGTGGCATAGCCCACCGACATTTCCGACTTGTTCCCCGTCGATAAAACCATGTATCCAAATTTATTGGAAAGTGCCATCAAGGTAATGCCGCGTGATCGCGCCTGTATGTTTTCTTCTGTCGTATCCCCATCAAGGCCCGCAAAGCTGTCTGCCAGCATGGCATCGAATGCCGCCATGGCCGGATCAATGGCAATGCTGTCCAGCCGCATATCAAGCGCTTTGGCCAGCGCGCCTGCATCATCAAGGCTGTCCTGGGATGTATAGGGGGATGGCATCATCACGCAATGGACCCGGTCTGCGCCCAAGGCATCAACGGCAACCAAGGCGGAAAGGGCGGAATCAATCCCCCCCGAAAGCCCGATCAAAACGCCTTTGAAAGAATTTTTGTTCACATAATCGCGAAGCCCCAACACCATGGCCTGATAGATGCCAGACAATCCTTCCACCGGGGCGGCACATGCCACCTGGTCTGGAACGAATTTTGTGCCATCGCTTTTGCAGGAAACAACTGCGAAATCCGATGCAAAACTTTGAAGCCCTGCCATCTGGCCGCCATCGGCATTGATGACAAAACTGGCCCCATCGAAAACCAGTTCATCCTGGCCACCGACCTGGTTTACATAAACCAACCCAAGCCCGGTTTCCGATGCCCGCGCACGGGCAAGAGAGAGACGCTCATCACCCTTGTCCAGTTCATAGGGGGAGCCATTGATAACAATCAGAATTTCCGCACCCTGTTCTTTTAAGGCTTGTGCCGGGCCTTTGCCCCACATGTCTTCGCATACCATGACCCCAAGGCGGGTGCCTTTAAAGGTGATGGGTTTGGGCATGGGTCCCGGTGCAAAAACCCGCACTTCATCAAATACCCCGTAATTGGGAAGGTCATTCTTTTGAACCACCGCCGCAACCGCGCCATCGGCCAGAAAAAGCGCTGCATTATACACCGATCCATCCACACGCCAGGGTGCACCAACAATCATGGCCGGGCCAGATTGGGTGGCTTTGGCCAGTTCTTCCACGGTTTGAACAACGCCATCCAGAAAAATGGGTTTTAGAACCAGATCTTCCGGCGGATAGCCAGAAACAACCAGTTCAGGGAACACCACCAGATCACAGCCTTTTGCCCCGGCCAGATCATGGGCAGCCAAGATCATATCCCGGTTGCCGTCCAGATCACCGACGGTGGGATTAACTTGGGCGAGCCCAATGCTCAGCGTTTCATTTGGGGTTTTATTCATGGGTTCATCACTTCACGAGCATTCATTTGTTTATCGGTTGCGGGCATTCCCCGCAGTCCGCCACAAGGAAACGCCCGTATCAGGATACTGCCATAATTCGTGGATTGCCGTTAACCTGGCGTTCTTTCTTCAGCATTTCGGCAATCACAAATGCAAGCTCCAATGCCTGTGAAGCATTAAGCCTCGGGTCGCAATGGGTGTGATAGCGCGCACCCAGACCAGATTCAGGAATGGCCTGAGCACCACCAACACATTCGGTCACGTCTTGGCCGGTCATTTCAAAATGCACGCCACCGGCATGGGTCCCCTCGGCCGCATGAACATTGAAGAAGCCTGTTACCTCTTCCAGAATACGATCCACATGCCGGGTCTTGTACCCGCTGGAGGATTTCACCGTATTGGCATGCATGGGATCACAGGCCCAGACCACTTTACGGCCCTCCGCCTTGATGGCACGCACCAGTTTAGGCAGACGCGTTTCCACCTGATCATGGCCCATCCGCGCAATAATGGTGATGCGACCGGCAATGTTTTCAGGATTTAACGTATCAATCAGGTGCAACAAATCATCGGGTTCCATGGTTGGGCCCGCTTTCATGCCCAACGGATTATTCACGCCGCGCAAGAATTCCACCTGGGCGTTATCGGCCTGGCGGGTTCGATCCCCGATCCACAACATATGGGCGGAACAGTCATACCATTCACCCGTCAGGGAATCGATGCGGGTCAGGGCTTGTTCATATCCCAACAACAACGCTTCATGAGATGTATAAAAATCGGTTTCCCGAATTTGGGGGGCAGTTTCCGATGTCAAACCACAGGCTTCCATAAAGCCAAGGGTGTCATCAATGCGATCGGCCAGTTCCTGATATTTTTGTCCTTCAGAACTGTTTTCAACAAAGCCAAGGTTCCAACGGTGAACCCGGTGCAAATCGGCATAGCCACCCTGGGCAAAGGCCCGCAAAAGATTAAGGGTTGATGCAGACTGGCTATAGGCCTGTATCAAACGATCCGGATCGGGACGCCTTGATGGTTCCGTAAATTCCATGGCATTGACCATGTCACCGCGATAGCTGGGCAGGCTGACACCGTCGATGGTTTCAAAATCGTCTGAACGGGGTTTCGCAAATTGGCCCGCCATGCGGCCAACCTTGACCACGGGGCAGCTGGCGCCATAGGTCAGCGCCACCGACATCTGCAACAGCACCCGAAATGTATCGCGGATATTGTCGGGATGGAATTCTGCAAAACTTTCGGCGCAATCGCCCCCTTGCAACAAGAAGGCCTTGCCTTCGGCAACCCCGCCCAATTGTTCGGTCAGCCTGCGCGCTTCGCCTGCAAACACCAGCGGCGGGTATGAGGCGAGCTTGTCCTCAACCGCCTCAAGCTCGCCCTGATCGGGCCACTGGGGCTGTTGAAGAATTGGCTTATCGCGCCAGCTTGATGGCGTCCATTTGGCGGCCATGATCCGTCCTACATTTGTTCAAATTCGGCCCCCTTGGACCGAGAGGCGGTTTATAGCCCCCTTTTCCTGATAATTCCAGCGAAACGGACGACCTTATCCACAGGCCCCCTATACCCTCAAAAATATGGGCAAAGGTTAAAAACCTTATGGAATCAAGCGGCTTCCCCAGATTTTAGGTAACCGGGGTCATTTCCAGTGGTGTTTTCAGCGCTTCGCCCGGATCAGGCACGATCCCAATCATCTGATGGATGATTTCTGGATGGATCGGGCGTTCACAATCAATGTTGATCCATAGACGCATCAAGTGGCGTTTGCGGTCAGGTTCGGGCCAGTCTTCATAGGCCGTGCGTGCGTGCAGGGCCACATGGTTGAGCACGAATGAAATATCGCCCAACTGAAAATCCACATCCATGGCAAGCTCGCCCGAAAGCGCCTGATAAAAATCAATCGCTTCACGCTGGGCCGGGGTCAGTTTTTCTACCCCCGGCAATTTCTGGGCACGCTCGATAGTACTTGATGCCCCCCGCGCCGAAAAATATCCATCCGTGACGCTGAACACGGGCTGGCGTAAAAAGGCATCCTCGCCAGGAGGAATTTCGCCGCGCCGGGATCGATAAAACCGAAACGCGAGTTCACGGGCCAATTCAGGTCGGCGGGCCAACATTTCATTATAGACCGTCACGGAACTGACAATCCGGTGCTGTCCGCCAGATTTTGAGGGGCACAGGCACATCAAAGATAAAAGCTCACAGCTGTCTGCATGAAAGCCAAGCTCATTAGCAGAATTGTATCCGCGCCCGGTTGGGGTATTGATGTCACCGCCGGCATCTTTGACATGCTCCAGCAAATGGCCCTTGGCATTTTGGGGCACCGGGGTGCCCATATAAACACCCAACCCCCAAAAGGCGATGGCATTTTGCGCAATGGTCCGGCCTTCTACGGGCAAGCCGCGCAGGAAGCCAAAGCCCCGGCCTTCCATCAGCTCGTCTCTAATTTCGGCCATCACAGCGGAAAATTTTGGAAGCTGAAATCCATCGCGGTCCAGATCTTTTAATTCCGCGCCGCTTTTTTCAAACCGGTCAACGGCATCAAAAATTTCTGATATTTCCGCATCAGACAATTGATAGATAAATCGGTCCGTGCCCTGAAGGTCTTCGGCACGCCACCCCGCCGGGTCTTCTATGGGCTGGTTTAAAACCGCCGCGTCGCGCCCGCGCGGTGCGGGTACCCAAGTTTGTTTGATATCGGTCATTTAAATCACTCCCAGATAGTCTCCGCCTGAGGTGCAATAATACTACGATATCTTATCATACATCAAAACAAGTTCTTCTGCTGTGGTGGGATGCACCGCCATGGTGGCATCCATCTGCGCCTTGGTCAGGCCGGATTTCACAGCAATCCCAAGAGCTTGGATGACTTCGCCCGCATCCATGCCAACCATATGAATGCCCAAAACCCGGTCTGTCGCGCCATCGACAATGGTTTTGATCATAACCTTTTCAGCTCTACCCGAAATCGTGTGCTTCAAAGGCCGAAATTCTGCCCGGTAAATATCTACGTCTGGGAATTTTTCCCGCGCTTGCAATTCTGTCAACCCAACGGTGCCCACGGGCGGCTGGGTAAAGACGGCTGTTGGGATAAATTCATGGTCCGGTATGGTCGGGTTGTCTTTGAACAGGGTTTCGATCAAACAGACCGCTTCATGAATGGCAACCGGGGTCAGGTTGACCCGATCAGTACAATCGCCAATGGCAAAAATATGGGGCACCTGGCTTTTTGAATAATCATCAACGATGACTGCACCGTTTTTAGCCATGCCAACTCCGGCCGCTTCCAACCCCAGACCATCGGTGTTGGGCACGCGGCCCGTAGCCACCAGCACCTGATCACAATCGATGCTTTCCCCATCATCCAATTGAACGCGCAAGCCATCGCCGCTTTTTTCCAAACCTGAAATGTTGCTTTCAAACCGGAAGGTCACGCCTTTTTCTGTCATTTCGCGATGCACAGCCTTGCGCACATCGTCATCAAAGCCCCGAAGCGGCATATCGCCCCGGTACACCACGGCAACATCCGCCCCAAGCCCCGCAAAGATGCAGGCAAATTCAAGCGCAATGTAGCCCGCACCGTTGATCACCAGACGTTTGGGAAAGTCGTCCAAATCAAAAATTTCGTTAGACGTGATGGCCAGTTCTGCCCCCGGCATGTCTGGCACAAAGGGCGTGCCGCCGGTAGAAATGATGATGTTTTCGGCCCTGATCGTTTGATCGCCGATGCGCACCGTGTGAGCATCTTCCAAAACGGCGCGCCCCTTGAAAAGATCGACATTGGCGTTATCCAGCACGCCGTCATAAATCCCTTCCAGTCGGCTCAGTTCCTTTTTCTTGGCGGCCACCAAGGTTGGCCAATCAAACTTGACCCCCTCAACCGTCCAGCCATAAGCGGCGGCATCTTCGATATCGTGGCCATAATGGGATGCAAAGACATAGAATTTCTTTGGCACACAGCCCCGGTGCACACAGGTGCCGCCAACAGTCCATGCTTCGGCCAGCCCCGATCGTTTGCCAAGCCCGCCCGCCAACCGCGCAGCCCGAACCCCGCCGGACCCCGCACCAATGGTGAACAGATCATAATCGTATCCAGACATTAACAGGCCGCCTTATGCGCCACGGTCAACCCGGCGCTTATGCGCCGACGCCTCCCATGCACATGTATTTAACTTCGACAAATTCATCGATGCCGTAATGAGACCCTTCCCGGCCTGTGCCCGATTCCTTGACCCCGCCAAAGGGCGCGACCTCGGTTGAAATGATGCCTTCGTTAATGCCAACGATGCCATATTCCAATGCTTCGGCCACCCGCCATACCCGGCCAACGTCGCGGGCATAGAAATACGCAGCAAGGCCGAATTCCGTATCATTGGCCATTTTGATGGCCTGTGCTTCGGTCTTGAACCGGAAAATCGGCGCCATGGGGCCAAAGGTTTCTTCTTTTGCCACCATCATCTTGGTGTTGGCATTGCCAATCACGGTCGGCTGGAAGAAAGACCCGCCCAGTTTGTGGCGTTTGCCCCCGGTCAAAACCTTGCCGCCCTTGGAAACGGCATCGGCAATGTGTTCTTCGACCTTTTCCACGCCCTTCATATCAATCATCGGGCCTTGGGTCATGCCGGGTTTCATCCCATCACCCACCTTCAGCTTCTTCACCGCCGCCACCAGTTTCTTGGTAAAGGCGTTATAGACCTTGTCTTGAACCAAAATGCGGTTGGCACAAACGC
Coding sequences within it:
- a CDS encoding citramalate synthase is translated as MSDKKNKNDDNRVYLYDCTLRDGAQTQGVDFNVNDKVAIALALDELGVDYVEGGWPGANPTDNAFFAEAPDLINAKFTAFGMTRRAGRSADNDPGLTALFGTKARVVCMVGKTWDFQVDIALGIAKDENVAMISDSVAIAVKKMDEVLFDAEHFFDGYKANPDYALECVKAAYDAGARWVVLCDTNGGTLPHDVEAIIKVVTKTIPGHHLGIHCHNDTENAVANSLAAVCAGVRQVQGTINGLGERCGNANLISILPSLMLKMGFDTGINPDHLTRLTHVSRVLDERLNRAPNRHAAYVGEAAFAHKGGLHVSAVEKDPRCYEHIPPETVGNNRTIVVSDQAGRANILFRLREVGIEIEANDKRIATLVEDVKAREYEGYSYDGAEASFELLARRALDSVPEYFRLSSFRVLDERRWNAKGELITLSEATIKVAVKGAHGMTVSEGNGPVNALDNTLRKALLPAYAELEDMRLVDYKVRILSPGEGTMAVTRVVIESVDGKGRRWSTVGVSTNVIDASFNALNDAITYKLFVEGAKA
- the grxD gene encoding Grx4 family monothiol glutaredoxin, yielding MTDNPAHDQIKEEVTSNDVVLFMKGTPVFPQCGFSSTVVQVLSLMGAKFKGIDVLADAEIREGIKSFSSWPTIPQLYVKGEFIGGCDIIREMYESGELHQVMTEKGIAVTAPEGAPEAE
- a CDS encoding cysteine--tRNA ligase; translated protein: MTLKLHNTLTRKKEDFVPLDPNHVRMYVCGPTVYDRAHIGNARPVVVFDVLYRLLKVLYPAPAVVTYCRNITDIDDKIMNAAAESGVSIETLTQETTNAFHEDMAALGALPPDVEPRATAHIPQMIAMIECLITNGYAYAEEGHVLFNVPAMEKYGQLANRDMREMIAGARVDVAPYKKDPCDFVLWKPSSDDQPGWDSPWGRGRPGWHIECSAMSKAHLGESFDIHGGGLDLIFPHHENEIAQSTCAHGDAPFVRYWMHNGYLTVNGEKMSKSVGNFFTVEDLLSKAPGEALRLFLLKSHYRAPLDFTETGLKEAVTNLDRWYRALKEADVALNLSKNEKRASALNAAEPSPEIMAALSDDLNTALAVTQLNADADAVFEALASGDRKTLRYKLEILLSAGNMLGLLQGDPEAWFKTGDVGLYDEAAIMDLIEQRMAARADKDFAEADRIRDELLENGIMLEDKPDGTIWRRAG
- the rpsD gene encoding 30S ribosomal protein S4, which produces MSKRLSSKYKIDRRLGVNLWGRAKSPINKRDTGPGEHGQRRFKLSDFGVQLQAKQKLKGYYGNVGERQFRSYYKEAVRRKGDTGENLVGLLESRLDALIYRMKFVPTVFAARQFVSHGHVRVNGKRVTIPSYQVKVGDEVDIKEKSRELPLVLEGVESGEREIPEYVSVDHNKMKGSLVRIPQLAEIPYAVQMEPNLVIEFYSR
- a CDS encoding BolA family transcriptional regulator, whose protein sequence is MAMDPSEIETLIKEALPDAEVTIQDLAGDGDHYAATVVSASFEGKSRVAQHQMIYTALQGRMGAELHALALKTSAPNNS
- a CDS encoding RNA methyltransferase, with the protein product MTDSKTLIEPIIILVHPQIGENIGATARAMLNCGLTRMRLVRPREFWPNEKAQATAAGADVVLEGAEVFTNLEDAVADIHHLYATTARPRDMVKPTYEPRKAVSEIQTALNGGAEVGILFGAERSGLDNDAVTRSDAIIEVPTNPDFSSLNLAQAVLILGYEWRMAQMVASDDMADGALHRGGAQTLPATKKDLDGLLDHLIGELDEAGFLRPPEKKPTMALNIRNIFTRSSLTDQEVRTLRGVITSLVKFR
- the purL gene encoding phosphoribosylformylglycinamidine synthase subunit PurL, with protein sequence MATSEITPEIVKSHGLSEDEYARVLDIMGREPNITELGIFSVMWSEHCSYKSSRKWLRRLPTEAPWVICGPGENAGVIDIGEGLAAVFKMESHNHPSFIEPYQGAATGVGGILRDVFTMGARPVANLNALRFGDPENAKTRHLVSGVVAGIGGYGNCVGVPTVGGSCEFEEGYNGNNLVNAMTVGIAKADRIFYATATGIGNPVVYVGSKTGRDGIHGATMASTEFDEDTDAKRPTVQVGDPFTEKLLIEACLELMAEDIIIGIQDMGAAGLTSSAFEMASKGGVGVELDLDQVPVRETAMSAYEIMLSESQERMLMVLEPDKEAIAKRIFDKWELDFAVIGHLTDTGRMVLKQDGKMVADLPIDPLAEAAPIYDRPTKSTPLPEPINAADVPLPADPLACLEQILASPDICSKRWIWEQYDHMVMADTVARPGGDAAIVRIHDSNRGLAMVTDCNPRYCGAHPETGAAQAVAESWRNLTAVGALPLAITDNMNFGNPERPEIMGQFADAVEGIRDACLALDFPVVSGNVSFYNETNGTGILPTPTIGAVGLIDDLDQTVAMAYSGANQDIILIGDTKGHLGCSAYLREIDGRTDGPPPAVDLAIERKNGDFVRGEIRSQTVDACHDVSDGGLLVAVAEMAIQSNIGCTLNAPTSDVPLHGWLFGEDQGRYILTTDDSSAMLKRAEKAGVRATVIGVTGGAALTLEGSDTISIERLKSAHEDWLPAYMAGKTK